One genomic segment of Microbacterium sp. ProA8 includes these proteins:
- a CDS encoding glycosyltransferase, with the protein MSASSARALDAVVAHDYLTQRGGAERVALEVARTFAARDVVTSVYAPERTFDGFAGFEVHESRSRALHRLNGDMRRALPFLAGAWSRLPPISADVVVCSSSGWAHGVRTTAGTLKVVYCHNPARWLYQRDDYVQGHPPAVRLALQGLSPSLRRWDQRAAATADVYIANSTSVAARVHRVYGIDAEVIHPPVTIDVGGPQEPVAGVSPGAFLTVSRARGYKGTQRLIAAFAGMPRQRLVIVGMPAASDLPANVVAVGQVSDSQLRWLYAGSRALISVSREDFGLTPVEAGALGTPALLLRAGGFLDSTEEGVSGAFIENESVEAITRAVGAFPDDWNPAAVQGNAARFSPDAFGSRLRAVIASAL; encoded by the coding sequence GTGTCAGCTTCATCCGCACGCGCGCTCGACGCCGTCGTCGCGCACGACTATCTGACGCAGCGCGGCGGTGCCGAGCGCGTCGCACTCGAGGTCGCGCGCACGTTCGCCGCACGCGACGTGGTGACCTCGGTGTACGCACCGGAACGCACTTTCGACGGCTTCGCAGGCTTCGAGGTGCATGAGAGCCGGTCCCGCGCGCTGCATCGCCTGAACGGGGACATGCGGCGTGCGCTGCCGTTCCTGGCAGGCGCATGGTCGCGCCTCCCCCCGATCAGTGCCGATGTGGTCGTCTGCAGTTCGTCAGGCTGGGCCCACGGCGTCCGGACCACGGCCGGCACGCTGAAAGTGGTCTACTGCCACAACCCCGCGCGGTGGCTGTATCAGCGCGACGATTACGTGCAGGGGCATCCGCCTGCGGTCCGCCTGGCCCTGCAGGGGCTCTCGCCGTCGCTGCGACGGTGGGACCAGCGCGCTGCTGCGACGGCCGACGTCTACATCGCGAACTCGACGTCGGTGGCGGCGCGGGTGCACCGGGTCTACGGCATCGACGCCGAGGTGATCCACCCGCCCGTGACGATCGACGTCGGCGGACCGCAGGAGCCGGTTGCGGGCGTGTCGCCGGGCGCGTTTCTCACGGTGAGCCGCGCGCGCGGCTACAAGGGGACGCAGCGACTCATCGCCGCGTTCGCAGGGATGCCGCGGCAGCGGCTCGTCATCGTCGGCATGCCTGCGGCATCCGATCTGCCTGCGAATGTGGTCGCGGTGGGGCAGGTCTCGGACTCTCAGTTGCGGTGGCTGTACGCCGGCTCCCGCGCGCTGATCTCGGTCTCGCGAGAGGACTTCGGGCTGACCCCGGTCGAGGCGGGGGCCTTGGGCACGCCTGCCCTTCTGCTGCGAGCGGGCGGGTTCCTGGATTCCACCGAGGAGGGGGTCTCCGGCGCGTTCATCGAGAACGAGTCCGTGGAGGCGATCACCCGAGCGGTCGGCGCCTTCCCGGATGACTGGAATCCGGCCGCGGTCCAGGGGAATGCGGCGCGGTTCTCCCCCGACGCGTTCGGCAGCCGGCTGCGAGCGGTCATCGCCTCTGCTCTCTGA